In Streptomyces violaceusniger Tu 4113, one DNA window encodes the following:
- a CDS encoding tetratricopeptide repeat protein, protein MLVWYLHSADAAQTWINPQEAHIPLDPPGDDLTPASFADYEEAMRWYEAERGNLLAATRAAGEAGLDVIAWQLPAVLRSVHMLLNPFEEWLAMGRIGLRAARRLGDRTAEAELLESLGMACTQSHRLAEGAEYHQGALAARRETGDRLGEALSLNDIGLIHLRGRRLEEAKERFEQAAAVFRELGAAQWEAVVLANLAEVMYELARPEEASGFVRRALEMHRELGNQGGEGNALRILSAVQRDRGQPEEALGSAEGALEIARTHRNHMWEGYWLLELGRAQQANGAFDAALVSFQRAASLQRRLGDRAREARAWDGAGESYRRLGRPGEAADFHRRAAAAHRELDDLWHAALALDGLATALREAEEPGGAEEPGGVEEAGGAEEAGGAEVPGGAQEAGGAEEARRHWTEALHALASYDDPRAAALRERVVAALESGGT, encoded by the coding sequence GTGCTGGTCTGGTATCTGCACTCCGCGGACGCGGCCCAGACCTGGATCAACCCCCAGGAGGCCCATATCCCGCTCGATCCGCCGGGCGATGACCTCACCCCCGCGTCCTTCGCGGACTACGAGGAGGCCATGCGGTGGTACGAGGCAGAGCGCGGCAATCTGCTGGCCGCGACCCGCGCCGCCGGTGAGGCCGGTCTCGATGTGATCGCCTGGCAGCTTCCCGCGGTGCTGCGGAGCGTGCACATGCTGCTGAACCCGTTCGAGGAATGGCTCGCCATGGGCCGGATCGGACTGCGCGCCGCACGCAGGCTGGGCGACCGCACCGCGGAGGCCGAGCTGTTGGAGAGCCTCGGGATGGCCTGTACGCAGTCGCATCGCCTCGCCGAGGGCGCGGAGTACCACCAGGGCGCCCTCGCCGCCCGCCGGGAGACCGGCGACCGGCTCGGGGAGGCGCTCTCGCTGAACGACATCGGGCTGATCCACTTGCGGGGACGCCGGCTGGAGGAGGCGAAGGAGCGGTTCGAGCAGGCCGCGGCGGTTTTCCGGGAGCTGGGGGCCGCCCAGTGGGAGGCCGTTGTGCTGGCGAACCTGGCCGAGGTGATGTACGAGCTCGCCCGGCCCGAAGAGGCGTCCGGCTTTGTGCGGCGGGCCTTGGAGATGCACCGCGAACTGGGCAACCAGGGCGGCGAGGGCAACGCGCTGCGCATCCTGAGTGCCGTTCAGCGGGACCGTGGGCAGCCGGAGGAGGCGCTGGGCTCCGCCGAGGGCGCGCTGGAGATCGCCCGAACCCACCGCAACCACATGTGGGAGGGGTACTGGCTGCTGGAGCTGGGCCGGGCGCAGCAGGCCAACGGCGCGTTCGACGCCGCCCTGGTCTCGTTCCAGCGGGCCGCCTCGCTCCAGCGCCGACTCGGCGACCGGGCGCGGGAGGCCCGGGCGTGGGACGGCGCGGGGGAGAGCTACCGGCGGCTCGGGCGGCCCGGCGAGGCGGCCGACTTCCACCGCCGGGCCGCGGCGGCCCACCGGGAGCTGGACGACCTGTGGCACGCGGCGCTCGCCCTCGACGGCCTCGCCACCGCGCTGCGCGAGGCCGAGGAACCGGGCGGGGCCGAAGAACCGGGCGGGGTCGAGGAGGCGGGCGGGGCCGAGGAGGCGGGCGGGGCCGAGGTGCCGGGCGGCGCACAGGAAGCGGGCGGGGCCGAGGAGGCGCGGCGGCACTGGACCGAGGCCCTGCACGCGCTCGCCTCGTACGACGATCCCCGGGCCGCCGCGCTGCGCGAACGCGTCGTCGCCGCCCTGGAGTCGGGCGGCACCTGA